Part of the Macaca nemestrina isolate mMacNem1 unplaced genomic scaffold, mMacNem.hap1 Scaffold_176, whole genome shotgun sequence genome, cttgatcccaggagagagtccgctcggcaagggtaacgagatttccactgctgctggggaagacgcatctcctcacgcggtcgaggccctcagggacccccagtggaacggcggcgaaaaccactgacgagcccgccgcaagacccaggcacagaggcagaagaaagaggctcggcagagccaggccgacgcgcaagaagtcgcctttgggcgcaccgggcgcattcgtccgaacgcacccacgcacacgggcacgcacacacgaaccggcagaaagaggggaagacacacacagagagtgagggccggagagacaagagaggatgggagagacgcagacacacacagtcacacggcagcagcggcacagaaacgcagcccccgcaggcacacagcccccctgacgctgcaggctcccgctccgcgcgtgaaggcccctcgggggagagagcagcccacggacaggcgggcggacctgtcgtggagatcacgggggcaagacttttggggagactcaccccaacaccgtccgggcaggcctgaggctgggacgacgcgccgcttcccccggactccgcctgcgcttttgtcatcctggccggcgcgttgcgactcccggcgtccgtccggagacgttcctgtcgaccccgtggagaggtgaggcaggagcctcgcagccccgacacccaagcaccgccacggagggctcccgctttgccaagcctcagggggccggtttctaagacaaccgtgggaaccgctgtgacgcgagaggccgctggcgcctcgcgcatgcgcactggccctgccgcgccgggcccactcgcgctccccacctggaagtcaggctgcggcccctttaaacaacggcggctgcgcggggcgccggggccggggatggggtgggagggggcgtgtgcgcggtggggcaggggggagcggCGGTGGGGGGGGGCCCgatgggggctgccgctgcagccccggcggccgccggatccgggctccagcagggggcggcgtgggagaaggggccgcgggcatcccagtcccaagacccccggagtcctgtcttcaggacctccttgagccgacttccaccggtggagggggagcttcagggcctccgctggggtctcaggactcctcttgacatgggattttggacccctccgggtgagagaggatggactcgccatcatcggctgaggcaggcggggcctcgctgcggcacagaatcatcccctgggccttaaggcgtggtgccagccgaaaattcactgacccacgagccctcggcctccctccccctccgaaagagcggcggcctagccccgcttgcaaaagccccggggctcccgcaagctgcctctgctttccaggacccgcgcaaacagggacaggggcggttccgcggcggagccattggccccCCGCGTGGCAccggccgatccccgagcagacgatgtgaatgcgtgtcagcccgggcgtacggggcgacggcgaaaccaacagcggagtccaggcctgtgcccgggtggaagagggtcccaagggacctgcccgtggattccaagggaaatcaaagaacgcctgggatccaggagggagccagaagattcagggagtcagtccacctgctcagaggagccgaggagaggctgtgcctcaagaacgagaggggaagtgcagaggggaagtgccgcaccgcctgtccaagaagacaaggccagtcacggtcgcctagcgctcatgccaggcaggccacccagccatgaggtgaaacagggagagcaagacagcttccctgtgggagacacgtatgggagccaggagctccagggtcatggaacctgcccaagcaagcagaaacaggtttggagagagaaaccgtcaccacacggatctccgaggagtgtctccctgacggactgggaagccatctgcgtccaagacgttgggccagaccgacaagcgtgtaggcccccgagagacaggggagacggagcaagagggaggacagagcagaggccggagcgcaggcccgacactgcccggtgccaccgccgcgggcctaaggggagggttgcccaacggctgacttgtccggagaggccagccttccagggaccgggaggcctggcatctccccttcccggcttcctcttcaagcttgtgccgtggtgcggcttcatttcccagagaagagccgtgaaaaggtccaagcgtctcctctgaggcgggtctgctcctctcctgcagggcgacgagctcctctggggcttttggccctggctggactgtggttatcttgatcccaggagagagtccgctcggcaagggtaacgagatttccactgctgctggggaagacgcatctcctcacgcggtcgaggccctcagggacccccagtggaacggcggcgaaaaccactgacgagcccgccgcaagacccaggcacagaggcagaagaaagaggctcggcagagccaggccgacgcgcaagaagtcgcctttgggcgcaccgggcgcattcgtccgaacgcacccacgcacacgggcacgcacacacgaaccggcagaaagaggggaagacacacacagagagtgagggccggagagacaagagaggatgggagagacgcagacacacacagtcacacggcagcagcggcacagaaacgcagcccccgcaggcacacagcccccctgacgctgcaggctcccgctccgcgcgtgaaggcccctcgggggagagagcagcccacggacaggcgggcggacctgtcgtggagatcacgggggcaagacttttggggagactcaccccaacaccgtccgggcaggcctgaggctgggacgacgcgccgcttcccccggactccgcctgcgcttttgtcatcctggccggcgcgttgcgactcccggcgtccgtccggagacgttcctgtcgaccccgtggagaggtgaggcaggagcctcgcagccccgacacccaagcaccgccacggagggctcccgctttgccaagcctcagggggccggtttctaagacaaccgtgggaaccgctgtgacgcgagaggccgctggcgcctcgcgcatgcgcactggccctgccgcgccgggcccactcgcgctccccacctggaagtcaggctgcggcccctttaaacaacggcggctgcgcggggcgccggggccggggatggggtgggagggggcgtgtgcgcggtggggcaggggggagcggCGGTGGGGGGGGGCCCgatgggggctgccgctgcagccccggcggccgccggatccgggctccagcagggggcggcgtgggagaaggggccgcgggcatcccagtcccaagacccccggagtcctgtcttcaggacctccttgagccgacttccaccggtggagggggagcttcagggcctccgctggggtctcaggactcctcttgacatgggattttggacccctccgggtgagagaggatggactcgccatcatcggctgaggcaggcggggcctcgctgcggcacagaatcatcccctgggccttaaggcgtggtgccagccgaaaattcactgacccacgagccctcggcctccctccccctccgaaagagcggcggcctagccccgcttgcaaaagccccggggctcccgcaagctgcctctgctttccaggacccgcgcaaacagggacaggggcggttccgcggcggagccattggccccCCGCGTGGCAccggccgatccccgagcagacgatgtgaatgcgtgtcagcccgggcgtacggggcgacggcgaaaccaacagcggagtccaggcctgtgcccgggtggaagagggtcccaagggacctgcccgtggattccaagggaaatcaaagaacgcctgggatccaggagggagccagaagattcagggagtcagtccacctgctcagaggagccgaggagaggctgtgcctcaagaacgagaggggaagtgcagaggggaagtgccgcaccgcctgtccaagaagacaaggccagtcacggtcgcctagcgctcatgccaggcaggcca contains:
- the LOC139361324 gene encoding collagen, type I, alpha 1a-like, whose translation is MMASPSSLTRRGPKSHVKRSPETPAEALKLPLHRWKSAQGGPEDRTPGVLGLGCPRPLLPRRPLLEPGSGGRRGCSGSPHRAPPHRRSPLPHRAHAPSHPIPGPGAPRSRRCLKGPQPDFQVGSASGPGAAGPVRMREAPAASRVTAVPTVVLETGPLRLGKAGALRGGAWVSGLRGSCLTSPRGRQERLRTDAGSRNAPARMTKAQAESGGSGASSQPQACPDGVGERLRTDAGSRNAPARMTKAQAESGGSGASSQPQACPDGVGVSLPKSLAPVISTTGPPACPWAALSPEGPSRAEREPAASGGLCACGGCVSVPLLPCDCVCLRLSHPLLSLRPSLSVCVFPSFCRFVCACPCAWVRSDECARCAQRRLLARRPGSAEPLSSASVPGSCGGLVSGFRRRSTGGP